A genomic stretch from Thauera sp. GDN1 includes:
- a CDS encoding PFL_4669 family integrating conjugative element protein has protein sequence MANERTEPLQLNLGSLRSAMSLTLHTHHASRIWHGRAPTEGRPGIIGLNGFIGAMNKMKRGAEQDDPYSDWWMLRIEDKLADTKTRLQTLREQVDQALADVPPALSLGENMNVQPVKLPLFVNAQLGFMAVYLLADYDDLARKLILAHHTALIDRSTLERWLNDGAHALRSLFSLAQQYRYSGTTRDDFAAKNAAARAALEKFGELPQDVLEGTRRSRFAPPIARPTTKPGTPPAAPAIEPDAPAHTDGAANPATGNEGADA, from the coding sequence ATGGCCAACGAACGCACAGAACCCCTGCAACTGAATCTCGGATCGCTGCGCAGCGCGATGTCGCTGACGCTGCACACGCACCACGCTTCGCGCATCTGGCACGGCCGCGCCCCGACCGAGGGGCGCCCCGGCATCATCGGTCTCAACGGCTTCATCGGCGCCATGAACAAGATGAAGCGCGGCGCCGAGCAGGACGACCCGTACTCGGATTGGTGGATGTTGCGGATCGAGGACAAGCTCGCCGACACCAAGACCCGCCTGCAGACCCTGCGCGAACAGGTCGACCAGGCCCTGGCCGACGTGCCACCGGCGCTGTCGCTGGGCGAGAACATGAATGTGCAGCCGGTGAAGCTGCCGCTGTTCGTGAATGCACAGCTCGGCTTCATGGCGGTGTACCTGCTGGCTGACTACGACGACCTGGCGCGCAAACTCATCCTGGCGCACCACACGGCGCTGATCGACCGCAGCACCTTGGAGCGCTGGCTCAATGATGGCGCGCACGCGCTGCGCAGCCTGTTCTCGCTCGCCCAGCAGTACCGCTACTCGGGCACGACGCGCGACGACTTCGCGGCGAAGAACGCCGCGGCGCGAGCGGCGCTGGAGAAGTTCGGCGAGCTGCCGCAAGACGTGCTGGAAGGCACGCGCCGCTCGCGCTTCGCGCCACCGATCGCGCGGCCGACGACCAAGCCCGGCACGCCGCCTGCTGCGCCCGCCATCGAGCCCGATGCGCCGGCTCACACGGATGGCGCAGCCAATCCAGCGACGGGTAATGAGGGTGCTGACGCATGA
- a CDS encoding DUF3158 family protein yields MTASPPISHSTRFVTLEQADFQRLEHAGYLKGLLQPFKGKGSLETWASQCAALRDDVIGLAQRRVLPQARAYPFSLLDVQLAQQATGAGTTFLRWRNLDRSSMGVALWEALLANPATPASLIDELYAIELQRIVLNMQISLTHSIARQALECASKAAQAEAAYLRRVHGHTAAVPPTTKDSP; encoded by the coding sequence ATGACGGCATCGCCCCCCATCAGTCACTCCACGCGCTTCGTGACGCTGGAACAGGCGGACTTCCAGCGGCTGGAACATGCAGGCTACCTAAAAGGCCTTTTACAGCCTTTTAAGGGTAAGGGGAGTCTGGAGACCTGGGCCAGCCAGTGCGCAGCGCTGCGCGACGACGTGATTGGCCTGGCGCAGCGGCGTGTGCTGCCCCAGGCACGCGCCTACCCCTTCAGCCTGCTCGACGTGCAACTGGCCCAGCAGGCCACTGGCGCAGGGACGACCTTCCTGCGCTGGCGCAACCTCGACCGTTCCTCCATGGGCGTGGCGTTGTGGGAGGCCCTGCTGGCCAACCCCGCGACGCCGGCCTCGCTGATCGACGAGCTGTACGCGATCGAACTGCAGCGCATCGTGCTGAACATGCAGATCAGCCTGACCCACAGCATCGCTCGCCAAGCCCTGGAATGCGCCAGCAAGGCCGCCCAGGCCGAAGCGGCTTACCTGCGGCGTGTCCACGGGCATACCGCGGCCGTTCCACCCACCACCAAGGACTCACCATGA
- a CDS encoding single-stranded DNA-binding protein → MSTHFVGEGNIGSAPDYREFPNGNDGPRRLLRLNVYFDNPIPKKDGEYEDRGGFWAPVELWHRDAEHWKTLYQKGMRVLVEGRTVRDEWEDADENERVTFKVEARRVGILPYRIESVALSTKPAGGQ, encoded by the coding sequence ATGAGCACGCACTTCGTCGGCGAGGGCAACATCGGTTCTGCGCCGGACTACCGCGAGTTTCCGAACGGCAACGACGGGCCGCGCCGGCTGCTTCGCCTGAACGTCTACTTCGACAACCCGATCCCGAAGAAGGACGGCGAGTACGAAGATCGCGGCGGCTTCTGGGCGCCCGTGGAGCTGTGGCACCGCGACGCCGAGCACTGGAAGACGCTGTACCAGAAAGGTATGCGGGTGCTGGTCGAGGGCCGCACCGTGCGCGACGAATGGGAGGACGCCGACGAGAACGAGCGCGTGACGTTCAAGGTCGAGGCGCGGCGCGTGGGCATCCTGCCGTACCGCATCGAGTCGGTGGCGCTCAGCACCAAGCCGGCCGGCGGACAGTAA
- a CDS encoding DNA topoisomerase III translates to MRVFLCEKPSQGKDIARVLGAGQRGNGCYSGAGVVVTWCIGHLVEAVPPEGYGEQYKRWAIEQLPILPERWRVEPKAATAAQFKVVQQLVAKAGELVIATDADREGEMIAREIIDLCGYRGPIQRLWLSALNDASIRKALGVLKPSAETLPLYFSALARSRADWLIGMNLSRLFTLLGRQAGYTGVLSVGRVQTPTLKLVVDRDREIARFVSVPYWAADVLLSHAGQSFTASWIPPEGSTDAAGRCLQQPVAQQAADRIRAARDAQVVSVDTERVREAPPLPFDLGTLQEVCSKQLGLDVQETLDIAQALYETHKATTYPRSDSGYLPESMLAEVPTVLDSLVKTDPSLRPLIERLDRQQRSRAWNDGKVSAHHGIIPTLEPANLSAMNEKELAVYRLIRAHYLAQFLPHHEFDRTMAQFSCGSQSLAAGGKQIAVTGWREVLAAPGPDDADGEEAQRSQVLPALHAGLSCPVGQVDIKALKTLPPKSYTQGELIKAMKTVARFVTDPRLKQKLRDTTGIGTEATRANIINGLIGRGYLVKKGRAVRASDAAFTLIDAVPSAIADPGTTAVWEQALDMIEAGQMALDTFIEKQSVWLGQLVQQYRGATLSLKLPPAPACPQCGAPMQQRTGKSGAFWSCSRYPDCKGTLPIESPTGRRSAPRKRRAASKAS, encoded by the coding sequence ATGCGCGTGTTCCTGTGCGAAAAGCCCTCCCAGGGCAAGGACATCGCCCGTGTGCTGGGCGCCGGTCAACGCGGCAACGGCTGCTACAGCGGCGCGGGTGTGGTCGTGACCTGGTGCATTGGTCATCTGGTGGAGGCGGTTCCACCCGAAGGCTACGGCGAGCAATACAAGCGCTGGGCCATCGAGCAACTGCCCATTCTTCCCGAGCGTTGGCGTGTCGAGCCCAAGGCGGCGACCGCAGCGCAATTCAAGGTCGTGCAGCAACTCGTCGCCAAGGCGGGCGAGTTGGTGATAGCGACCGACGCCGACCGCGAGGGCGAGATGATCGCCCGCGAGATCATCGACCTGTGCGGCTACCGCGGGCCGATTCAGCGCCTGTGGCTGTCGGCGCTCAACGATGCGTCGATCCGCAAAGCGCTGGGTGTGCTCAAGCCGTCCGCCGAGACGCTGCCGCTGTATTTCTCCGCACTCGCCCGATCGCGCGCCGACTGGCTGATCGGGATGAACCTGAGCCGCTTGTTCACACTGCTGGGGCGCCAGGCCGGCTATACCGGCGTGCTGTCGGTGGGGCGCGTGCAGACGCCGACGTTGAAACTGGTGGTGGACCGCGATCGCGAGATCGCGCGCTTCGTCTCCGTGCCGTATTGGGCCGCGGACGTGCTGCTATCCCATGCCGGCCAGTCCTTCACCGCGAGCTGGATACCGCCCGAAGGCAGCACCGATGCAGCGGGTCGCTGCCTTCAGCAGCCGGTGGCGCAGCAGGCTGCGGATCGCATTCGCGCGGCACGCGATGCGCAGGTCGTGTCGGTGGACACCGAGCGCGTGCGCGAGGCACCGCCGCTGCCGTTCGACCTGGGCACGCTGCAGGAGGTGTGCTCCAAGCAGTTGGGCCTCGACGTGCAGGAGACGCTGGACATTGCCCAGGCGCTGTACGAGACGCACAAGGCGACAACGTACCCGCGCTCCGATTCGGGCTACCTGCCCGAGAGCATGCTGGCCGAGGTGCCGACCGTACTCGACAGCCTGGTCAAGACCGACCCCAGCCTGCGGCCGCTGATCGAGCGCCTGGATCGCCAACAGCGTTCGCGTGCGTGGAACGACGGCAAGGTGTCGGCTCACCACGGCATCATCCCGACGCTGGAGCCCGCCAACCTGTCGGCCATGAACGAGAAGGAGCTGGCCGTCTACCGGCTGATCCGCGCCCATTACCTCGCGCAGTTCCTCCCACACCACGAATTCGACCGCACGATGGCGCAGTTCTCGTGCGGCAGTCAGTCGCTGGCGGCCGGGGGCAAGCAGATCGCCGTCACGGGCTGGCGTGAGGTGCTGGCGGCGCCGGGGCCGGACGATGCCGATGGCGAGGAAGCGCAGCGCAGCCAGGTGCTGCCCGCTCTGCATGCGGGCCTGTCCTGTCCGGTCGGACAGGTGGATATCAAAGCGCTGAAGACCCTGCCGCCGAAGTCCTACACGCAGGGCGAACTGATCAAAGCCATGAAGACCGTCGCCAGGTTCGTCACCGACCCGCGGCTGAAACAGAAGCTGCGAGATACCACCGGCATCGGCACCGAGGCGACACGCGCCAACATCATCAACGGTCTGATCGGTCGTGGCTACTTGGTCAAGAAAGGCCGTGCCGTCCGCGCTTCCGACGCGGCATTCACGCTTATCGACGCGGTGCCCTCGGCCATCGCCGACCCCGGCACCACGGCGGTGTGGGAGCAGGCGCTCGACATGATCGAGGCCGGCCAGATGGCGCTGGACACCTTCATCGAGAAGCAGTCCGTGTGGCTCGGCCAGCTCGTGCAGCAGTATCGCGGCGCAACGCTCTCGCTCAAGCTGCCGCCGGCGCCGGCCTGCCCGCAGTGCGGCGCACCGATGCAGCAGCGCACGGGCAAGAGCGGCGCGTTCTGGTCCTGCTCGCGCTACCCGGACTGCAAGGGCACGTTGCCGATCGAGTCCCCGACGGGCCGGCGCAGCGCACCGCGCAAGCGGCGCGCTGCCTCCAAGGCGTCCTGA